The Alnus glutinosa chromosome 3, dhAlnGlut1.1, whole genome shotgun sequence nucleotide sequence GCTCACTACAATACATGTCTCTTACAAGACCTGATGTCTCATTTGCGGTAAACAAAGTTTGTCGATTCATGCACAACCCCACAGTTCACCACTGGAATGCTGTTAAACGCATACTACGTTATCTCCAACAAACTGCATCTTTGGGTTTATTAATTCGCAATGCCTCAACTTTGACCTTACAAGCCTTTTTAGATTTAGACTAGGCCGGATGTTCGTATGACTGACTCGCCACAGGTGGGCTATATGTCTTCCTTGGTTCTAACTTAATTTCATGGAGCTCCTGCAAACAACCAACAGTCTCACGTTCATCTACTGAGGCTGAGTACCGTTCTGTAGCTAATACAGCTGCTGAACTAATCTGGTTGCAATCTTTCCTACGAGAACTTGGTGTTTTCCTAAAACACCCTCCTACATTATGGCGTGACAACGTGGGCGCTACATATCTCACAGCAAATCCAATTTATCATGTGTGTACAAAGCACATTAAAATTGACGTGCATTTTGTTCGAGAGAAAGTAGCAAACGGCGCATTGGTTGTCAAGTTCATTTCAAGTAGAGATCAACTTGCAGATTTATTTACAAAAGCGTTGTCCACTGCCTGATTTCTCCAATTAAGAAACAATCTCAACGTCTCAAGCAGCCCGTTAAGATTGAGGGGGCGTATCAAAGTAAACTCATCAAATCTTATTTCCAAAGATATTGATGCTAGCAAACAGGACGCTGGATCCCCTGATTCTCTCAAACAGCAAGATAGCAAATAGCACGTGGATCCCATGATTCTCTCAACCAACAAGATAGCTTCCAAGATACATGGGACTCCTTTAACAGTTAGATAGTTAGATAgcttttgaatttcaaatgtACCACGTCTGAATACAAGATAGAATTGTTTGTAACTAATTGTTTATAAATACAATACAGCAACCACGTTCAAACGTGTGGAAGCCAAAATCATTTATTGTGAAATCTTAAGTTTTTATATGTGTACAATATGTGTGTGCAAATAACACAACTCGATCAAAGTTATTTTATATCCACAAAATACATCtctattccaaaaaaaaagaaaaaagagaaagaagtttGGAATTTTCTGTAGATATTGATATTGTTAAGGACTTGGTTTGGTTTTCCAGAAATCAAGTGATTCATAACTCTATTAAATTTGATATTGGAAATCTTCTTAAAGATAATAAACATTAAAAGAAAGTCTCATTTGCATGCACGGGAGAACTTAGATATCTTGAAAGATTCTTGGAAACCTCCTCCACCGAGATTCATTAAAACTAACATTGACATAGTCACATAGCTATCAGATCTTATTTTTCGATGATTGCAGCTGTCCTTAGCGATGAAAATGGGCATGTGTTGGTAGCTTcttcttccaagcttgttggggaATTAGCTGACGGGGAATTATTATCCCCATTCAGACTATGTATGGCACTTGCACTATGCATAGGTCGTATCGTGTTCAGATTGTGTACTCAGATCATACACAGGTCGGGTATACACAACGGTGCCTAGATTGTACCCTCAGGTTATACACAGGTCAGACATGACCAAGACACTCGGCATTTATTAGGATCTCTAGCACCTAATAACTCAATCAAATCAAGTTAGGAATCATATCATGTGTCAGTATGGAGTTCCGCGCCTAATATCTACACACCTTACCGGGTGTCAAAACATCATAACTGGTTACTGTTCACATTGTACAATTGTAAGACTTTCACTATGCATATCAGCAATGGAAAATGgcctatatatagacataacaCTTAAGAGGTAATATATCATCTAACGTGATcattctctctcactctctctacCGACTTGGATGTCGAAGGAGGCTTTGCCTCCAGCGAACCTTTGCTGTCTTGCAGATTACAGGCAAATAGACGGATCTGAAGCTGACACATCATCATACCATAAAGTGCTTCAACAAAGCTCAAATCCATTAATGTTTCAggagaagcatatatatatgcagcTTTATTGGCTATCAGATTAGCCAATTACTTTGGTGTCAAATCCTTCCTCCTTCAAGGAGACTCTCTCATTGTTATTCAAGCCATTAACAAGATCAGCTCTTTGACAGACTGGAGAATTGAAGCCTATATCATAGGCAACTCATTTATTGAGCCTTATGTCCAATTGGTCTATTTCCAGAAAATGTATGTATATCTGTAATGTGAAGACTAGGCAATTCatcacataaaatatatttggtttaattaaaaatatgtggTGGCCCAATAGGACATAAAATGGTTCCATGGTCTAGTGGTCAGGACATTGGACTCTGAATCCAGTAACCCGAGTTCAAGTCTCGGTGGAACCTACTTTTTGCGCCTTAATTTCCCGACCGCTAATTTTCCAAGCCTGAAGTCCGAACTCCGGAATCTGAACTATGAAACATACTTTCAAATATTTGTCGCTGCCACCAGGCAAACACTCTCTCTAACGTTcctggaaaacaaaaaaaaattccgagAAAATTGTGAAGTTTTTTTCGCCAGGGAAATGGACCCTGAAACTCGACGGAAAATCGAGGAAGCAGTGCTCGACGTACTGAGGAAAGCGAACGTGGAGGAGATGACCGAGTTCGAGGTCCGACTCGCGGCCTCGAAGCGACTAGGGATAGACCTCTTGGAAATCGAGCGCAAGGGGCTTGTGCGGAGCGTGGTGGAGAATTTCCTGCTTTCGACAATGGAGGACGAAGAAGGAGGTGGTGAGCGCAAGGAGGCCGATTCGAATCCTCACGAGGAGACCAAGGAGGTGGTgcaggaggaggaggagcaggATACAAGGCTGAAGAAGGAGGTGACTGACGGCGGAGATCGCGTTGTTTGCAAGGTGACCAAACCCTAGCGCTCTGTTTGagaccaaaataattttttttggaagttaTAGGAAATTGGGTTGTTCGAAAACCCTAGTTTCTCTTTGTTGCTGAGAAAACGTATGAAAGGGAAGGAAAAGTGAATTAATTTTTAATCGTAGATTAAGCTtggaaaagcaaaagaaaatccTGGTTAAGAAATGGAATTGAACTTCTAATTTTtgggttatttattattttggacTCTTAAGAATAAGCAGTTAAGGGAACTGTGATGAATGATGATCTAATATTTCTGAAGCTTTATGGCATCAGTTATTGGTCTATGATGTATAATCTAGAGAAATGATTGTAACATATAAGTAAAATAGTTCATGTCGGTGGAATGTGCAGCAGCACcacagttttcattttttatttttattttttaatttttgttaattatCTTGGgctttaaaaaagagaaagagaaaaagaaattagtAAATAGTTGTTGGTTGATTCAGCTTTCAAAGAAGAGGAGCGTGGTAGTTCAAGATTTCAGAGGGAGAAGTTTGGTGTCAATTAGGGAATTCTATGAGAAGGATGGAAAGCTGCTTCCTACTGCCAAAGGTGAACATATATGTCCATACTGTCTTATTTTACCTTTTCTTCTTTACTTCTTGTGTACGTTTTGCTTTGTAGCCTTTGCCTGTTGATATGTTCGATTTAATATAATTGTAATTTGCATTTCAGGAATTAGTTTGTCAACTGAACAATGGTCAGCCTTCAGGAAGAGTGTCCCTGCTATAGAGGAAGCCGTTAGCAAGATGGAACTAAAGTTAAGGTGAGATTTCTTTGTTGGGGTTTGAAGCCAGCATTGACATGGTCTTTTGAATCTGCATTGTGAATAAAATTCAATGAAATTTCGCTTCTATTAGATATAGAGAAACTACATGGTTGCATAaattaggattagggttagaACATCTGTGTACtcgggttgcgcccctttgcgcttttttaatgagattgaattacatattaaaataatgctcCAAGCAAAACATAGCGGTAGTATTATTTGTACTTACTACTTACCTCAGAGCCTTTTCTTGATAGTTAAGAGAATGTAGCTGAAAGATTGACTGATTTGAAGTATCTACTGAATAAAATGTAGATCCCACCTTGATGCTAAACAAACTGAAGATGTATGTAATTCTGTGAGTGATCTTGCTTCCCCAGAAGTTGTTGATATTGCCACCCACCGTTTTTATGGGAAGAATTACCATTTCTGGGCACAGCAAATGGAATTTTTCTTAAAGCAATCAAAGATTGCATATGTACTCACTGACCCATGCCCAAGTGTTTCTTTAGGACAGGAAGCAACTACTGAAGAAATTGCTAAAGCCAAACATCATGAACTAAAGTGGGTGAATGATGACAGCATTTGCCGTCGCAACATCTTGAGCTCTCTGTCTGACCCTCTCTTTTGCCAATACTCTAGAAGAGCTGGGAGTGCTAAAGAACTGTGGGAAGAGCTTAAATTAGTTTATCTTTATGAGGAGTTTGGAACAAAGAGATCTCAAGTTAAGAATTACATTGAATTCCAGATGGTTGAAGAAAGACTCGTAGTTGAACAAGTTCAAGAATTCAACAACATTGCCGACTCTATTGCTGCTGCTGGAATGTCGATTGATGAGAACTTTCATGTCAGTGTCATCATTTCCAAACTTCCAGCATCTTGGAAGGACTTCTGCATCAAGTTGATGCGTGAGGAGTATCTTCCTTTCAGGAAGTTGATGGATCATTTGAGGATCGAGGAAGAGTGTCGCAACCAAGAGAAGCAAGGAGAATCTTCTAATCTGTTCGGCAATCACGGTGTCAGGAAATTTAGACCACAGACCAGAGATCCGAAGCTGCCGGGCATGCGATGGAATAGACGAGAATCAGAGATTAATGGAAGGCCCATAATCTGCCACAATTGTGGCAAGAAAGGGCATATTTCGCGATACTGTCgagggaagtttgtcaatgaaaataatgaaaacaGAGATGTGGGCAATGGATCAATGCCTGCAGTTACAGAGGTTAACATGGTTTAGGAAACAAATGAAGTAGCTGATTGACATAGAAACCACCGAACTCAATTGTAGTGAGATCTTTGCTTGTAGTTGAAGAGGTTAAGGGAATCATGAAGTAGCTGATTGCCATGGTCACCATCCATCTCAATTGTAGTGACAACATGTTCAATTCTTCAAGATTTGGTCAGGACAAAATTAAGACTGGGCTTGAAGTCTTCTTATCTATGAAGTGTGTTGCCCAGCAAAGCCCCCCTCTAAAGAGGATAAAATTTGACTGTATATGACATTGTGATCAGTAAATAATATGTTTCCCCTCCCCCCCTTTGTTTCCCCCTTTTTTCCCTGAAACGCATGCAAGTCTGctaatatttaactaaaatttcaTCTGCCGGTGACCTGCCTGAATCTTTTACAAGCCAACATGAGATatgaaagttgtagaatttgtTCATAAAGATGATGCAGCTTAAACGAATGCGTTGAGCAAGgccttcaaaaaagaaagatggaAAACACAAAACAGAAGCTAAATGTGTTGTCTGAAGTGTATGTAGTGCTGAATAAACTAATGGTTATAATAAGATTCAGGACATTAACATGAGTTATGGTGTCTGATTAAAATTGTATCACAACCCAACATGGCGGCCTAATAACAGAATGAAGAGGAACAATCCAATCTAGCTAATAATGCAAAAATATGGGTTTCCTTGTCACAGAAAGTCGTGGATAACAAGAGCTAGTGCAACCAAATTGTCAAAATATTTAGCAAGCATATGCAGAGTAAAAGATACAGCCCGTCAATTGCTAGACAAAAGTAAATACCATCACACATAAAACAAACCCGGTCTTCTGAGTTCTATCCAAGAACAAAGTCACAAAATTACACGATGTTACATCCTGATTTAAGTTTTAGTTCTTAAGAGGTACAGTACATTCCCACTAGTCAACAAACAAAACTACTAGGCCAGTCCCATTGCTAAGATGGCCTGAAAGGCAGTGTATGCATCACATCTGCTAAGCTTCCTGTCCGAAAATTTTTATGCTTTCCTTGTGAAGTTGGCTGTTGCATGGTCCAATAATTGTTGTTCTCTTTGCATATCCTCAACAAATTTAGATCTTTCCCATTCCAGCTTCCTGATCATATCTTCAGTTTGGATGTAGTTCACTGGTGCATTTGACTTTCCAGAGGCTACAGGAAATTTTACCTCTACATCTTTCCTAAAAGCAGATAAGATATTCATTATCAATTTATCATGCTTTAATTGCTACAATGATATCAGATATCAATAACAAGGGACAATTcctattttatataatatacaaAGGATAGAAGGATATAAATCCGATGGCACAAAGTCATTCATGCAAATTTTCAAATCCAATAAACTGCATCTGAACTGAAAGCGTCTAGGTGAAAAAGCAATGGTTTATATTGGATTGCTGTGATGATCTATATTGGATTGCCACAGCAATTCTCAAGAATTACAAAATAGTTTCATACAGAGACACATAAATGTTAAGAGAGaaacatcaatttataaaagatgCCATGAATGTGAGATATAATTCATGTTGTCTAATCTGATACTAACCGACTGCCAAGGTCAAATACACCAGGTTTCTTGATCATCCCACCATCTAAAGACAGTGCTCCGTCACTTATGCATGTGAGAGCAAATAGCATCTCGCTTCTGGTTCTGTATATTTGCAGGCGAGAGAAGAGGCCATAGAATAATGTCTCTCTCAAACCATATCCACTGGCAGTAAGACAAGATAAATTCCTCCTATCCAAATTGATCATGTTCACAGCATAATCAAGAAAGCCAGGCGGACACTCCCCATTCTGTAATTTTGGCTTTGGAAGATCAAGTTTCCTTTGCTGGTCATCAGCTACAAACCCACCAACATATGGTCTGAGAAAAAACAATAGTTAGAATCTTTACATAACAAATAAttacttgagaaaaaaaaaaaaaaaaaacagggcaAGGGTAGGGTACTCTTGCCTTAAATCTTCAAGACAAATGACACGGAATCGGCCATTTATTCTACTCCCAATAGAAGATCCAAGCAAATGTAGACCGCTTCTGCTATTTACTAAGCCTTCCCCATCATACTTCTCCAAAGCCTTAACACCTTCAAATGTCTTGCAAACTATTGCAAGCATAGTCTCTAATCCCAAGTACTCTGAGAGAAGCCTGTGACCAACATGTGAGATTAGATTAAAAACTTGCAAGTATCAGTCTTTTCATTTGCCATTTCTGAAAACTATTCTATGACCATCCTAGTTTAAAATAAATCAGAATTGCGGAGAATCTTTGGAATGCATTTGGATAAGTTTTATAAAAGAGTTTTTTgtattgtgttttgaaaagtattttcaaaaatgaaaaatgaaaagtgttttgtggGGTCAGCATCTGAAAAATTGTTCAGATAACTatatttgaaaagtgtttctaaaaaaaactgaaaagtgaTGTAATATTAAAgcaattttccaaaaaaataaagaaacaaaactaaaagGGAAAATTACTGAAACACTTCCTAAATTTCAAGGTCATTATCAAATTGCTTCCTGGGTTTccatttttatcttcttcttttacctttatcttttttaattttatacaagtCCACGGCCACCCCCTGTATCATTGTAGCCTTGTGGGTGGCTGCCCTGTCAGTGGGGGCGGCCTCCACCCTAAGAagctagcctatatatatatatatattgtaaagaGGAGGTCAACCTCCACTTGTTACTCTACATGAAATATTGAACCATATTTTCAAAGATGTCTTtcacttgttcttcaaaatttgagcatgtattttcaaaacattcttcTACAAAGGTGAGTAAAGTTTCCTagaagtattttgtattttgttttctaaaaagtgtTTTATGTGTTGTGTGtagtattttaaaaacaaaactaaaaagtgTTTATGTGGGGGCCAAATCTGAAAACTTGTTTGAATAATTATATCTTAAAAGTGTTTTCAGTGTCTAAAAAGTGAAGACAATTTTTGAAAAGCCCAACCAAACACCCTCTTAGTATCTAGTAGAACCCCATAAAGAGTCCACATGTTCAGCTGATCATGAACTTTGGGATTGTCAGTAACAAAACCAAGATTTTATAGTTGTTTATGAAAATGATATGAACCACAGATCAATGGCAGTAGCAGAACCAAGAGTGCAATGAAAAACAACTAAGTTCCTCATAACCATAGCTATTTCATAAATCTTAGAACTTTGGTTGatcaccaagaaaaaaaaatcattatcagaagaaaaaattatCTGAGTAAACATATAGCCTGACTAGCTGTCGCTTTCAATTGGTGGGTGATATAAGAAAGGTGTGGAGAATGAAAACTGCTGACCTACTGACGTTATCATCATCAACTCTGGCAAGACTAGCTACAACACCCAGAACATCCTTGATTAATGGCAAATCCAATGCCTGACTTAAATGATTAGCTTTCAACCAGCAAAATATACCAGCTGCAGAGTTTTCTTGCTGCAATATCTGTGCCATTGTTTCCTCCTCAGTGAGAGAAGAATTATCATTAGCTGTTTCAGCCACATTTGCTGAACAATGATACCTTCCAAGACTCACTAAAATCTATGTCAGCAGAGAAAAGATTTCACAGTATTATATAACTGGAGCTTTAACTGAAATCAAAAAAGGAAAACCTACTGTACTAGGAAGTCAGCATAGAACAACTTTTATACTCAAGCTTGATACACATAaatatcccccccccccccacaaaaaaaagaaaaagaaaaaaaagaatataccTTGTAAATCACGTATAGATTCATCTAACTGGTTTATCTGAGTCTTCAGAAATTTAAGATTATCTTCACGCTGCTTGTCTTTTTTCTCCAAGCGCTCTAAATTATCCGGAAGAGTATGCTGAAATGAACCGATAAGAAAATTATTGTTGAGCGTAGATTTTGATATAACTCTGCTCAGTCAAGTGAGAGCAGATTTCGCAACTTACATAAAACTCTAGTTTTTATGAACATGGATCCAACTTTGCATTCCAACATGGTCAATGGCTGTGACACTTGCCACAAAAAACTTCCTAAAATGTAGAGTCTAAGATACACATTATACATGCTTGATTTATGTCATTTCTGTTTAGATCTTTGTGTCTTTATGGAAGCATCATGGAAACTAAATGCTATAAGAGTAAAGACGTAAATCTGTTATATATGCAAATAAGTAATAGGAAGAAGCGTCCTACAATCATATCCTATAAACATTCATGCTTCCCAAAAATAATCTCTTCCACCACCCCAccccaaaataaaaaagggaaaaagaaaacccccaaaacaCCACCAAATAGAAAGGAAAGTAAGATGACAAATACAAAACTAAAAGCGAAAGGACAAAGATTTGAAAGGTCATCCATTATTACATCATTGTAGTAGAACTCATCCTACAAAACTAAGAAAGGCATGTTTGTTGTGGAGAGACAGCACATTTGGCATAGATAAAAGCAAACCCAGGACGCTTTTCTTTGAGGATTTCCCTTCACAATAATTTCTTCTATGGCACTTATGAGTATCTATAGGGCTCTATACCTTTTCAGAAGACTTCACATAGGTGATTTGCTCGAGGCATCCGGGCTAAAATGACTGTCTATAGGTATCAAATCAATAAGATTGGCATACTGGCTAATAAGAACTGTGATCATAATTAAGAAATTTATTCACGATAAACATTCACCTAATCAATTcatttccaataataataataataaaagagtaATAATATTTGTTAGCTTTTAATTAATGATTATGTTCActcttttttattagcttaagtttttaagataaatgatgatttaagtaTCGGGGCAGAGGTCGAACATTGACTTCAcggttttcctttattttcagttaaaatattttacatattatCTGATCcgattgttagaatattaattaaataattgaattcaccccttaattaaataattagctTAAACCGATATtcgtaaataataaaaacttggGAAATTCATTTCCAATTTAGCGCTACAGAAACCATTATAGTAGATACAATCCTATCTGACAAATTagaatctaatttttttattttttttttctgcacttagcacttaaaaaaaactaaaatctaaTTAATTTTCCAATGGCCTAGTGTGTTTGATGCACACAGGACCATGACAGAAAAAGCTATGAAATAGTATAAGCCTGTAATTCAAGCGTGGACAGTGCAGCTAAATTTGCCATACAAGAGGCTTTAAAAACCATATGCATGGGATAATAGTCGAAAAGCTTATATACAGTCAGCTTAATTCCCTCCCTCTACTTTCCTTCAACCTCGCATTCATTAGGCCATGTAATTAGGTTTAATGTGGGTAGTTCATTTGATAGTCGGATTCTaattgtgcttttttttttttttaagatcactCTCAATCTCCAATATCCCAaagagggaagagagagagagagagagaagaagaagaaatggaaaatTCTCATAAACCAAACGCGCCCTAAGTaacaagaatgttggttttatttGAATCAGAGAGTTACGAGAGGTAAAAGAGAAGTGAGTGGTAATGTTGTAAATACGAGAAAGATAGAGAGCAGAGATCGGAACCTGTCGGTTCGGCTGATGCATGGCTGAGAAGAAGATGACTCAAAAGGGAGTCGCTGTCGTTCACTCCTCAGCTTTGAAGATCGAGGGTTGAAATTCAAAATGGAGTGGCATTTGCGTAAATTTGTGGAACTTCGTTGTCATTTAGTGACCGCGACGAACTTCACGGCTTCCGAATTGCAAATGTGGACCATTTGTCCCATACTGCGCTTGTTTGAAAGTGTGGCCCACGCGCTTGTTTGAAACCCTCTTGTGTTGACCGTTGAGACTGTTGAGTGCGTTAGTCGAAGCCCAACctcctttttttcctttatttttccgAAAGTTCTTtctgttctttatttttttttttaaaaaaaaaaataacaattatcACCGCCACTCAATTTGTTCATGGATAAATGCAGGTTTGCGGTTTTGacaagtaatgctatatagtaTTTATTAGATTACTTTAAAATTGTCATATGATTAAGATAACGGGATAATAAAAATTAGCTCTTGATTAT carries:
- the LOC133863702 gene encoding protein DEFECTIVE IN MERISTEM SILENCING 3-like isoform X2 gives rise to the protein MNLYVIYKILVSLGRYHCSANVAETANDNSSLTEEETMAQILQQENSAAGIFCWLKANHLSQALDLPLIKDVLGVVASLARVDDDNVSRLLSEYLGLETMLAIVCKTFEGVKALEKYDGEGLVNSRSGLHLLGSSIGSRINGRFRVICLEDLRPYVGGFVADDQQRKLDLPKPKLQNGECPPGFLDYAVNMINLDRRNLSCLTASGYGLRETLFYGLFSRLQIYRTRSEMLFALTCISDGALSLDGGMIKKPGVFDLGSRKDVEVKFPVASGKSNAPVNYIQTEDMIRKLEWERSKFVEDMQREQQLLDHATANFTRKA
- the LOC133863700 gene encoding uncharacterized protein LOC133863700 isoform X1; the protein is MDPETRRKIEEAVLDVLRKANVEEMTEFEVRLAASKRLGIDLLEIERKGLVRSVVENFLLSTMEDEEGGGERKEADSNPHEETKEVVQEEEEQDTRLKKEVTDGGDRVVCKLSKKRSVVVQDFRGRSLVSIREFYEKDGKLLPTAKGISLSTEQWSAFRKSVPAIEEAVSKMELKLRSHLDAKQTEDVCNSVSDLASPEVVDIATHRFYGKNYHFWAQQMEFFLKQSKIAYVLTDPCPSVSLGQEATTEEIAKAKHHELKWVNDDSICRRNILSSLSDPLFCQYSRRAGSAKELWEELKLVYLYEEFGTKRSQVKNYIEFQMVEERLVVEQVQEFNNIADSIAAAGMSIDENFHVSVIISKLPASWKDFCIKLMREEYLPFRKLMDHLRIEEECRNQEKQGESSNLFGNHGVRKFRPQTRDPKLPGMRWNRRESEINGRPIICHNCGKKGHISRYCRGKFVNENNENRDVGNGSMPAVTEVNMV
- the LOC133863700 gene encoding uncharacterized protein LOC133863700 isoform X2, whose amino-acid sequence is MDPETRRKIEEAVLDVLRKANVEEMTEFEVRLAASKRLGIDLLEIERKGLVRSVVENFLLSTMEDEEGGGERKEADSNPHEETKEVVQEEEEQDTRLKKEVTDGGDRVVCKLSKKRSVVVQDFRGRSLVSIREFYEKDGKLLPTAKGISLSTEQWSAFRKSVPAIEEAVSKMELKLRSHLDAKQTEDVCNSEATTEEIAKAKHHELKWVNDDSICRRNILSSLSDPLFCQYSRRAGSAKELWEELKLVYLYEEFGTKRSQVKNYIEFQMVEERLVVEQVQEFNNIADSIAAAGMSIDENFHVSVIISKLPASWKDFCIKLMREEYLPFRKLMDHLRIEEECRNQEKQGESSNLFGNHGVRKFRPQTRDPKLPGMRWNRRESEINGRPIICHNCGKKGHISRYCRGKFVNENNENRDVGNGSMPAVTEVNMV
- the LOC133863702 gene encoding protein DEFECTIVE IN MERISTEM SILENCING 3-like isoform X1, producing MHQPNRQHTLPDNLERLEKKDKQREDNLKFLKTQINQLDESIRDLQVSLGRYHCSANVAETANDNSSLTEEETMAQILQQENSAAGIFCWLKANHLSQALDLPLIKDVLGVVASLARVDDDNVSRLLSEYLGLETMLAIVCKTFEGVKALEKYDGEGLVNSRSGLHLLGSSIGSRINGRFRVICLEDLRPYVGGFVADDQQRKLDLPKPKLQNGECPPGFLDYAVNMINLDRRNLSCLTASGYGLRETLFYGLFSRLQIYRTRSEMLFALTCISDGALSLDGGMIKKPGVFDLGSRKDVEVKFPVASGKSNAPVNYIQTEDMIRKLEWERSKFVEDMQREQQLLDHATANFTRKA